The Onychostoma macrolepis isolate SWU-2019 chromosome 18, ASM1243209v1, whole genome shotgun sequence genome includes the window actagtaatacGACGcattctcaacaattatgctttaagcagtgtattagtagttagttagtATTGCTGGGCatctttggtttcctctttttgtgtaatttggatggaaaatgtgCCTTTTTATTATCTACGAGTCACTacgttgctaaaagttgccaaataaatgtaaaaaattgcaaagtttgttgctaggtgcttttggaagaaagtTTAGAGTtaaagttggcaacactgataCAGAGAATGTGGAGATGCTCATTAAAGCTCAATCCATAATCAAGATCTGATTGGTTGAGGAACGTGGCTGTGGTGTGTGGCCTTAGATAAAGAAAAGCTGAGGATGAAAAATTATTCTATATTTGTGCATCATGCACATCTTTAGAGTGCCATGCACTGATGAGTTGTGCGTAATAATACTGGGATAAATTCTGCTGCCTGTTGTGTTTTTAAAGTCAAATTAAAGTCATGTTCCTGCTCTTATCTTTTTGAAAttagtttttgtattattttcagtCGTGGTTTTAGTGTCCTTCCTCAAATTTTatgatgatttgtttttgtttttctcatttaatcTTGAAGTACATCCGCTGGCTTTCTGAAAACTGAGCAAAGATCAGGTTAAGTTCTAGTTGTACCTTTTATTTCTGAGAGAACTGAGATTATTATAATGTGATGCCAGCTGACGTCACATCAGCACTGAGATCAGTGTATTTAATCTGCTAACTAGGAAGCGTAGATGTGTGGATCGATGCTGTTCTCATCTCTCGCTCCAGGTCTGTCAGAGGTTTGTTGAAGCTGGATTCATGGCCGATGCTGATTTGGACTCCGGTTGTCTTCTGAATAAGAAGATTCGTAACGCGCAGCTGGCGCAGTATAACTTCATCCTGGGTAAGACCTGAGTCTGAGAGAGCTGGAGGCTCTTCTCTGGAGGCCTGCgctgatgtgtgtttgtgtggcagTGGTGGGAGAGAAGGAGCGCGCCGCTAGCAGCGTGAACGTCAGAACCAGAGATAATAAAGTGCACGGAGAGCTGAGCGTGGAGCAGGTGATGCAGAGACTGACGCTCCTCAGACAGTCGCGCTGCCGCAGCGCCGAGGAAGACTTCTGAGACGGAGGAGGAAGAGTCTGAGACATGCAATCAGAAGAGAGTTAAACGATGTCTTGTGTTCAAGTTCAGACGGTTTGCAATAAAGACTGTCACGTTTATCGTTTGGAAGCTTGtctttatctaatatttatagaaatatcaatactataaataaaaaaaatcagtatataaataataccaaaacaatatagtttaaataaagtctttttttcCATATATCAAAGCAATTTAGTTTTAATGACCATTATAACTGTCTCTCTCTTAATCTTTAATCGCTGTCACATTAAAAGCCagtgtagaaattacatttaattacgTTTTTTTCACCATTGGTTAGAAACATAAGCAAAGACAACATCTGGAGCTACATGTGTAGATATTATGCATCTTAAAGGgtacttctttctttctttctctctttcttaatttctttctttcaattaATTCAAAATTGCTATATTGGCAGTATATGTggagtaatataataataataacaaggaatagttcaaaataatagaagaaaacattataacaatttaaacttaaataaacagtgtaacaaatTAGAATGTGTGAACATTTCATACCacaatgtctttctttctttctttctttatatatttatttcatatttatactttatatGCTCTTTTTTGGTGCATACTGCCAAAAACCTTGTTTACATCTAGTGCATGTGTAAACTATATTATTTGGAAAAAATGTTgtgttcattatttttattatttaattttttaatcaagaTACTTGTTTCAGTAAAATATTGGACATCACAGTTTTTCTCTCATTAAAGCAAAGATGTGCGTtatgggacttttattttgaactatTAGCCGTTGGGACTTTTACGGGAGCGGAAGCCGGAAGTAGAGTCCATCGGCGGCGGCGGTGTTCTGGAAGCTAGCGAACGGATTGAAATGGGTTTTTGAACGCGAACGGAACACCATGAGCTCGTATTTGATGCTgtttctgctgctgctggacaTTAACTCCCAGTGTGTGATCGGTAAGAGCGCGAACACCGAGCACTACACGCTAAAGTCATCGTTATCTGGGTCTGGACTCTGTTACCGTGGAAGTACCGTGTTTTGTTACAGAAAATTAATATCATCACGGTCTTATTTGAGTTACATGCGTACCGTGTAAATACAAGGATATATACGGATGGTACCACAGTTTACCGTGTTATTTACACGATATATATGCGAAGTACCTCGGTATCAGTGATGTACTGTAGTATCAGTGTTTTGTTATCAGACCGTCTGTTGTTTACATCTAGCTTTAAAATACCTGTATTTGATGCGTGGATACGTCACTGATTTCTTGTGACAATCGTTTATACATCACGTGATCAACTAAGAAcaataatcaaattaataaaaaaataaggaatacCTGTTTTCCCCGTTCAGTGTGACTACACAATAATAGTTAGtaagaaaatagttattttgattcttcaaaattttaatacgatttaaattataaaaataaaaataactcaaagTAATATATTACTGTTGTAATAATTCTATTGTAtcgtaaaataaaaatagtagttaGTTAATTGATTATTCAAAGTAACattgtttcattattatttaaattcacaaattaaacaaatcagTAAATATAGCACTATTGCAGTAAtactattgtactgtaaaatataaatgagtAATAACTAATTCTTATTCAaaaaatttcattatttaaatgatgGAAATTAAGCAAATCAATAAGAATACActattgcactgtaaaataaaatgaattttcgataataatgattaattattattcaaaatattttttaattgcaattacGTGGAATTATATTGAAGCACACTTTTGCATTAATTATATTGAGTTATGCTGGATTACATATTGAATGAGGATTTACCTTGAGAAAATCTTTTTTCCATCACATTTCATGCAGTACACATACAGtcagatggtgtgtgtgtgtgtgtgtgtgtgtggggggtgtgagagagtgtgagtgtgtgtgtgggtgtgagagagtttgtgtgtgtgtgtgtgtgtgtgtgagagtgtgtgtgtgagagagtgtgtgtgtgtgtgtgtgtgggtgtgagagagtgtgtgtgtaaggggtaggtttaggtgtagggttggtgtagggcaatagcacatacagtaagtacagtataaaaaccattacgcctatggagagtccccgtaaaccactaaaacaaacgtgtgagtgtgtgtgtgtgtgtgtgtgtgtgtgtgagagagtttgtgtgtgtgtgtgtgtgtgtgtgagagagtgtgtgtgtgagagagtgtgtgtgtgtgtaaggggtaggtttaggtgtagggttggtgtagggcaatagcacatacagtaagtacagtataaaaaccattacgcctatggagagtccccacttttcacaaaaacaaacgtgtgtgtgtctctcagcGTATCTGAGCTCTCCTCACGTGGGTCAGGAGCCGCCGTACACAGCGCAGCAGAGTCCGGTGATGAGCAGTCCGGTGGCACTGACCGCTTCCTCCAGTGAGTGACCCTCCAGCACCATCCAGAGCGTCAGATTCATACGGAGCGCACCGCATAaacatctctgtgtgtgtgtgtgtgtgtgtgtgtgtgtgtgttcagctgCTCCGGTGGTGACCGATAGCTACCTGTCCAGGTGTCCCAGCGGCAGTCAGTGCTCCAGACTCCCGGCCGACTGCATCATCTGCGCATTTCATCACAACTGCAGCTACGGCCGGCCGGCTAACTTCACCTGCAGAGCCAGAGCCGGCGTTCACTGTGTGGTGAGATCCTCTCAGAACGAGTTAACTGCTCTGCGTGCGATCGTAGAGTTCAGTGCCCTTCCTTCACTCTCAAAGCGTcttaaatgaggacaatagaagcaattaaaatcaacaaaagagcaatgatatacaagacaagtctcagttagcttaacaccGTACACGCAGCAagggttttatatatatatatatatatatatatatatatatataattatagaataaataaaaagaaacaaatagatagaatagagaAATCTAATGTTAgaggctttttaaaaaaacaaaaaaacaagcagttaggaaacaaatagagtgcaagtcttaaagagtaaagtgtgttttttaataaaaaataaatcatagttaaaatagaattagaatagagagtgctagagttaaataaagatgaaatacattttttttattttctgctttcaagttaatttgagttaaagttctattaattttgtcatttttattttattttttatttttattttgttgtttttaaatatctataaaatttaaattaattttaatttaaatttgttattttagtacacaaaagtaaactaaataaaaatgagaaatgcttgTCAGCTAgcttaaaataagttttatattttttattttatttcagttaacatttattttatttcaaataatgaacatgtttttgttatggttttagttaacttcAATAAccctaaattatattacatattcaaTATACAGATTGCTCATTTAGAGTTGTATATTATTTATCACAttatttttgaagtttgtaaaGTGAACTACACGTTCTGAATTCCTCACCAGTTATTCTACACTTTCACTGCTTTGATGGATACACatctattatttatatttgccCTTAAATATGTGAATTACCAtacatttaaactgtttctTATTTATAAAAGCCCATAAATACATTTGGGAAGTagattatgtgctttataaataatctgtGCAATTCTGAAATCTGCAAGATTTAAAGCATTTGAGTTCATAATCTGTTAGTTGTTTAATAATAAGTGAAAATAAAGAGCTCAGATGCTTAATGCATTAGTCAAGAAATGTTTTCCAGTCTgttgttctgtgtgtgtgtgtgtttcagaacGAGCAGGGTCAGCCGCAGCAGAACTTCACGCTGACGCTGGACTGTCGCTTCTGTTGGCAGCTGGACGCGTCGCAGTATCGCTGCTCAAACTCCACCAGCTGCATGACTGTGTCCTGTCCCCGCAGACGCTATAACGCCAGCTGCGAAGCTCTGGAGCACGTGCACTGCCtcggtaaacacacacacatacacacacacacgctcacacacacacacacacacgccacacacacacacacacaccagcggCTCGCTACAGGAGTAATCATGTGGGAAGCTGTGCtgcatgaataaaaactaaaaatgcagGACTACAGACTGAGACTCAAACAGTAGACAACAGCGCTAGCAACATCatggtcatgggttcgattcccagggaatgcccAAACGATCAAATGTGTATCTTAAAGGAGTCATCGGATGCCCAAGTTGATATGACTCTCTAGGgtctttaaagggttagttcgcccaaaaatgaaatgaataaaggCCGCCTGTAGCAAATctatgtgtttttgtaagaaaaatatcagtttttaaaaagttataaacacttttctatCACTTCTGCTATCTATCGTACGCAGAAGCCGTTTCCGGGCGGATGACGTAGGCGTAGCGCCTCTGAGATATGCTAGTCTCACgggtttgtttacaggagcaaaagAAGCAAAGCTTCCTTACTTTAACAAAGGAAACCCAGTCTCTTCTTGGCTTATATCTAAATCCTCACACATTTCtctttacaaatccttgttttgtgcttctaattcgtgaccggcgttttgttttgctctgtcTCCTCCGTGCTTCCACATTCGTTACTAATCACCACCGCATGCGGAAGTTAGAGAAAAcggtttataatattttaaatattgatgtttttcttacaaaaacgcatcgaTTCGCTActggaggcctttattcacccctgGAACTGTGTGAGGAACtgtttattatggatggatgcgctTTATTTGACTATATTTGGACTGTTGGAAAAAACACAGAtccactgccattataaagcttgtaAGAGCAAGGacaattttaatataactccgattggattcgtctgaaagaagaaagtcatgtacacctaggatgccttgagggtgagtaaaacatgggctaattttcatttttgggtgaactaaccctttaatgaaaagtcataatttggttaaaatgtctcaatggtagtgtaaaacaacaccctttttaccctgtcaaaaacagctctgttcacagcaagcCGTTTCGGTGCATGTCGCTATAAATGCTAATGacctctgctgaccccgcccctctcttccgagccgCTCTCTGAGAGACTCTtaactttagccgcattcatcgtgaaacttgctaactagcacattattaggacatttttattattttattattacatttttcataaaataaccttatactcacttcttcttcTTCGCATGATTCgtgcgaacatagacgcatttaggtagatcaggggcgcattcccttcagaaacAAGCGTAATCCACTCTGTCTTCAGCTTGTTtgtcaacaacaaaacacctcagtcGCTTAAATCGGAGACGTTCTTGATCTGAGAAAGGGGTTTTGATTTatggggatttaaaaaaaaaaaaaaaggcactgggtggatttttatcattatagggtggttgtctGCACAGTTTCAGttcaaacatgtaaaagtgaatttcgCATCTGATGAACCCTTTAAATGCAATGTGAGGAGGACTGTAAATCCAAACTtccatcatcatttactcactctcatgtctttccaaaccttcTGTTGAACACCGAGGAAGATACAGTCGCttgtccccattgacttccattatattTCTTTCCCTGCTGTGGAAGTCAGTGGCTCCCGGCAATTGCctggtttcccacattcttcacaatatcttcttttgtgttcagcagaagacaGAAGCGTGCTGTGACACGATGATGGCAGAATGCTGTTTTCCTtcacgtgtgtgtttgtgctgttgTGTTCGCAGGCAAGCGGGTGTTTCAGAAGCGTCTGTTCTGTAACTGGACGGGAGGATATAAGTGGTCCACGGCTCTGGCCCTCAGGTGATTTCAATCATAAACATGAGAGTTGTGTGTTAGTATGATGTGATGAATCTGTTTGAGCTTCAGAACTTTCATCTGGATTTGATTTATGATTAAATTCTTTGTTCGCTCTCTGTGAATCCTGTGATGAACAAACTCGTGTTTTATTACAGAGAGACGCTTCTTGCTGTTGCagtattgtttttgttgttgttgttgtttaaaagcGTCTTTAATAATATGAATGATGATGCTAAATGAATTCCAGTGTAATATGagcctccaacttcaaaatcgtcCTACATCGCTGCAGAAGTGTTTACAAAGTAAACATGCAAAGAAGGTCAAACGCCCCAAACTAAAAAAGGTGAAACAGAGATGTAGgacgattttgaagttggaggagaaaatgagatgggagTTTTTAGACCTTCCCTAACTGTGTTGAACCGGAGTGCACTGAGTACGCATGCGCATCGCAGAACTAGACAAGATGAGCATCTGaggttaaaaagtatttttttagaaaatgatcgatcgtttcgctagataagacccttaaaCCTCGGCTGGGATTGTTTAGAGCTCTttgaaactgcatttttaaCCTTCAATCCGTTGAgcaccattgaagtccactatatggagagaaatattagaatgttttcctccaaaaacttaatttctttgcaactgaagaaagaaagacatgaacattttaaatgacatgggggtgaataaattatcaggaaatttttattctggaagtggaGAAACCCTTTAACGctgcttaatgcattaaaacagtgtttttgaaaataCCACCTTCAGCGagcacattattaataaagcatactATTTACAGACAAGCagatagtagtagtagtactttATTTATCCCCGTCTGGAAATTTTGTTTCAGTGGGTTTCAACATGCgtttcaaataaacaataaaaagacatttcaaCATATAAACGAAGACACAAAATAtaagtaaaaaacaacaacactatCTTTCATTTAAGCATTTCGTGCTTTTGTTCCTCTTGAGCATTTCCAAACCAGCAAGTGATACAAAAGCTCAAAACACTTTCAATAAAAGAactctaaaacatttttaacaatggaaGGCTTACGTTAAATGACACCATCTTTTAATAGAGACTTTGCTGACTCTTTATAGCTCACCTCAAATATTACCCCAAGATATTTATACTCCTCAATGCTCTGGATCTGTTCccctttaaaggtgccatagaatggaaaactgtgtTTACCtcggcatagttgaataataagagttctgtgcATGGAAATGGCATCCAGTGAGCCTctaacaccattgtttcctcctcatGTAAATCTCGTCCgtgcaaaagaccactgaaaaagaGGCGAATCCCAACATAATGCCAACTGTGACATTACAGTCGGGATCATTAATgtttacgcccccaacatttgcataacgtGTACCAGCCCATGTTCTTGGCCAGCCGAATCATcaatgcagtgttgccagatattgctattaaaacaaacaaaaacctgaaattattttgcaattaagataagataaagatatcCTAAACTGCAACATCCTACTTTATTAACTTTCGAAAGTgtcaaaaaaagtgaaaaaaagacTAGTCCAAAAACGCTTATAACAGCTGGATCTGGCAACACACACAACTCAAGCGTCTCGCAGCGATCATGTTCATACCACAGAtgctaaacatttttaaaatctctcaaaatctgtATCTTCATCTGATACAGGCTCAAacatatgtgactctggaccacaaaaccagtgtccatttttcgaaattgagatttatgcatcatctgaataaataatctttgcattgatgtatggtttgttggacaatatttgtctgagatacaactatttgaaaatctggaatctgagggagcaaaaaaatctaaacattgagaaaatcacctttaaagttgtttaaatgaagttcttagcaatgcatattactaatcaaaaatgaagttttgatatatttacggtaagaaatttacaaaatatcttcatggaacatggtctttacttaatattctaatgatttttggcataaaagaaaaatgtataattttgacccatacaatgtattgttggctattgcttcAAATAtcgctgtgctgcttatgacacCATCGTTCACGCCGGACAGTAGAGATCTGTGTGagctgtgaaacagccaatcagagcagagctcaacattattattcatgacccttccaaataaggtaataatagaccgtttcattctagggacaaatcctagggttgtaaatagacatgtaaaaccgtttctggagatttttgGCCTTTTcttaagccacataccttctatgtagatatcagagaataatttcaaatactgcatcaatgcattctatggcagcTG containing:
- the tm2d3 gene encoding TM2 domain-containing protein 3, whose protein sequence is MSSYLMLFLLLLDINSQCVIAYLSSPHVGQEPPYTAQQSPVMSSPVALTASSTAPVVTDSYLSRCPSGSQCSRLPADCIICAFHHNCSYGRPANFTCRARAGVHCVNEQGQPQQNFTLTLDCRFCWQLDASQYRCSNSTSCMTVSCPRRRYNASCEALEHVHCLGKRVFQKRLFCNWTGGYKWSTALALSISLGGFGADRFYLGQWREGLGKLFSFGGLGIWTLIDVLLIGVGYVGPADGSLYI